The following nucleotide sequence is from Nitrospirota bacterium.
GCCATGACCGAGTTCAGGTCCTGCTCGTGATTCCCTGCGAACGCGGCCACGGCCCCCAGCCCGACCCCCAACACCATCGCCAACCCCACCAATGCTTTCCCGGTCATCTCTTCCTTTTTGCTCGGGTTGTGGCTTTTTGCCCCAATTCCTCATCGGGCTCCGTTTAGGTATTACGTCCTGACGAAGCCACTCCCTGCGGCCTCTTCAAATTTTTTTCGCATGACCAGCATGACCCCAGGTTGGTTGGCTGGACGAGACGGGTCCAACGGTTGGGCCGTACAGGGCCGATGCCAGTACAGACCGGCCGCCCAGAGCAGGTCTCGGGACGTACTCGGGAGCAGAAACGCTTCCCGGCAGGTCTGGCATTGCAGATAGGTATCCAAATCCGGACACGCGAGCTCGAATGGAATAGGAGACCCGGAGGGGTATTACGTCCGAAGAGCCGGGGATGAGGCCCCGTCTCGATGGCTCTTAGGCCATGGGGAGCTCGAATACACTTGCAATTCATGGCGTGAATGATTATCATTCACGTCGTGAATAGTCTACCGACACCCCTTCCGCGCTCTCTCACCAAGGAAGTCGTCCACGCGCTGGCCGAGTTTCCGGTTGTCGTCCTGACCGGGGCCAGGCAGACCGGGAAAAGCACGCTGATCCGCGAGCTGCTCCCCGCATCAGGCCGGGATTACCGCACCCTGGATGATCTTGATGTACTGGAGCGGGCTCAGCGAGAGCCGGAAGCCCTCGTCAGCTCCAAGGGACCAGTGACCATTGACGAAATCCAGCGGAGCCCGGACCTGCTGTTAGCCATCAAGCGGGCCGTCGATCGAGACCGAAAGCCGGGGCGGTTCCTGCTCTCCGGCTCCGCCAACCTCGCCCTGTTCGGCAAGGTGTCGGAGACCTTGGCCGGCCGCGCGGTCTATCTGACGCTGTACCCGTTCACCGCGGCCGAACGAATCGGGCTAGGCACTGTCGGCCAGTGGGAAAAAGTCTTTCATGATCCGTCGCAATTCGAAGGGGCTCATCCCGCCTTTGGACGAGCAGAGGGAGGGCTCCTTCAGAGCGGATTTCCTCCTGCCGCACTGATGAAGACTCATGCGCTTCAGAGAACCTGGCTGGACGGCTATGTCAGGACCTATCTGGAACGGGACCTCCAGACCCTCTCGTCCATTGAGAACCTGGTGGATTTCCGACGGCTCATGCGGGTCGCGGCCCTCCGATCAGGCTCGCTCATCAACCAGAGTCAGATCGCCCGTGACGCCGGGCTTCCCCAGCCGACGGCGCACCGGTATCTGAACTTGCTGGAGGTCTCCTCCCTCCTCCATCGCCTGTCGGCCTATGCGGTCAATCGGACCAAGCGCGTCATCAAGGCTCCGCGCCTCTTTTTCTGTGACACCGGGCTGGCCGCCTATCTGGCTGGAATCGCGACCACGGCCGATCTCGAAAAGGCGGGACTGACAGGCGCTCTCTTGGAGACCCTGGTCTTCAGCGATCTGCTCGCGTGGCGCGAGACACTGACGCCCAGGCCGGAGATTCTCTACTGGAGAACGGTCTCAGGGGCGGAGGTCGATTTTGTGATCGAGCGAGCCGGGAAGGTGGTGCCTCTCGAAGTCAAAGCCGGCGGTCGGCCCCGCACTCCCGACATTCACCATCTTCGATTCTTCCTCGATGAATACGGGACAACCGCGCCCCATGCCGTGCTCCTGCACACAGGCCAGCGTTGCGAGCCGCTCGCGGACCGGATCTGGGCAATCCCGCTGTCGGCAGCCTTGGGACTGTCCAACAGCAAACCGCAATAAACAGCCGTTACGGGCTGGATCATGCCAACCCTTGACATCCTCCCCGGCCTGAAGGCCGGCGATTCCTACGGCGTTCAGACCCCACCAGCGGCCCGAATCGCTTCGGGGGGGCCGCTTCGGTACAGGACTGTTTTGTTGTCCGTCTTCATCCCACGTCCCTC
It contains:
- a CDS encoding ATP-binding protein — encoded protein: MNSLPTPLPRSLTKEVVHALAEFPVVVLTGARQTGKSTLIRELLPASGRDYRTLDDLDVLERAQREPEALVSSKGPVTIDEIQRSPDLLLAIKRAVDRDRKPGRFLLSGSANLALFGKVSETLAGRAVYLTLYPFTAAERIGLGTVGQWEKVFHDPSQFEGAHPAFGRAEGGLLQSGFPPAALMKTHALQRTWLDGYVRTYLERDLQTLSSIENLVDFRRLMRVAALRSGSLINQSQIARDAGLPQPTAHRYLNLLEVSSLLHRLSAYAVNRTKRVIKAPRLFFCDTGLAAYLAGIATTADLEKAGLTGALLETLVFSDLLAWRETLTPRPEILYWRTVSGAEVDFVIERAGKVVPLEVKAGGRPRTPDIHHLRFFLDEYGTTAPHAVLLHTGQRCEPLADRIWAIPLSAALGLSNSKPQ